The region GCGCGGCTTCACCCTGCTCGAAGTACTGGTGGCGCTGGTGATCGTCGGTACCGCGCTGGGCGCGTCCTTGCGCGCCGTCGGCAGCCTGACGCAGAACAGCGATGGCCTGCGCAGCGCCATGATGGCCACCTGGTCGGCCGAAAACCACCTGGTGCGCTTGCGCCTGGAGAAAAAATTCCCGCAGACGGGCAAGCGCACCGAGGATTGCCCGCAGGGCGACCTGAAACTGATTTGCGAAGAGGAAGTGGTGGCTACGCCGAACCCGCGCATGCGCCAGGTGCGCGTGAACGTCTATGACGCGCAGTACCCGGCCCGGCGCATCGTGCGCCTGGTCCTGTTGTCGTTCAACGACTGATGGCGCGCCCACGCTCCGCCGCCGGCTTCACGCTGATCGAGCTCCTGGTGGCGATCGGCATCCTGGCCATGGTCGCCTTGCTGGGCTGGCGTGGCCTGGACAGCATCGTGCGCTCGCGCGAGGTACTGAACGCCCAGCTCGAGCAGTCGCGCGGCATGCAGCTGACGTTCGCGCAGATGCAGAGCGATTGCGACCACCTGGCCGGCGCCAGTTCCGTCAATGCGGCAAGCAATACCCTCCTCAATGGCCGCGCCAACCTGTCGGCCGAGACCGACCGCCTGATCCTGGTGCGCCAGGCCGCCTCCGAGCAGCAGCCGCAGCAGCTGCAAGTGGTCACCTATCGCCTGGTCGGCGGCGTGCTGACACGGCGCGAGTCGAACGGCACGCGCGACCTGGCCGTGCTCGACACCCTGTGGCAGGCGGCGCGCGACGATACCGATAGCGGCAATGCCAACGTGGTGCTGCTGCGCGGCGTCGACAGCATGGCGATGCGCGGCCAGCGCAAACTGACCAGCAACGCGGCGCCCGACTGGATCACCCTGGCTGCCGGCAGCAAGACCGACGACCTGGCCGGCCTGGAAGTGACCTTGCAACTGCCGGGACAGGCCGCCGGCCTGTCCAAAGTCTTCTTGCTGGGGCCGGGATGAAGCCGTTTCATGTGCCCACCCGCCAGCGTGGCGTAGCCGTCATCACGGCCCTGCTGCTGACGGCGCTGGCCATCACGGTGGTGGCCAGCCTGTTCTGGCAGCAGCAGGTGCAGGTGCGGTCGATGGAAAACCAGCGCCAGCGCCTGCAGACGCAGTGGGCCATGCGCGGCATGGTCGACTTTGCCCGCTTCTGGCTGCGCCAGGACAATCCGTCCCTGACGGCGACGGACGGCGTCTGGGCCACGCCGATCGAGGAAGCGCGGCTCGACGATTACGTCGACCGTGAAAAGGTCGAGATGGAAAAATTCGACGCCACCGTCTCGGGCCGCGCGCTCGACGCGCAGGCGCGTTTCAATCTAACCAACCTGGTCGATATCACGGGTGCGCCCAATCCCGGACAGCTGCAGGCCTACCAGCGCTTGCTGGGCAACTTGCAACTCGATAGCGGCCTGGCGCGGGCCACGGCCGACGCAGTGGTGCGCGCACGGCCCAAGGCGCGCGCCGCTAACGACAACAGCGACAGGAAAACCGACACCGGTACCGGCGGCAGCAGCGAGCCGGTGGCCATGACGCA is a window of Janthinobacterium sp. J1-1 DNA encoding:
- the gspI gene encoding type II secretion system minor pseudopilin GspI; translation: MTFFPPRPQLCASQRGFTLLEVLVALVIVGTALGASLRAVGSLTQNSDGLRSAMMATWSAENHLVRLRLEKKFPQTGKRTEDCPQGDLKLICEEEVVATPNPRMRQVRVNVYDAQYPARRIVRLVLLSFND
- a CDS encoding prepilin-type N-terminal cleavage/methylation domain-containing protein, with product MARPRSAAGFTLIELLVAIGILAMVALLGWRGLDSIVRSREVLNAQLEQSRGMQLTFAQMQSDCDHLAGASSVNAASNTLLNGRANLSAETDRLILVRQAASEQQPQQLQVVTYRLVGGVLTRRESNGTRDLAVLDTLWQAARDDTDSGNANVVLLRGVDSMAMRGQRKLTSNAAPDWITLAAGSKTDDLAGLEVTLQLPGQAAGLSKVFLLGPG
- the gspK gene encoding type II secretion system minor pseudopilin GspK, translated to MKPFHVPTRQRGVAVITALLLTALAITVVASLFWQQQVQVRSMENQRQRLQTQWAMRGMVDFARFWLRQDNPSLTATDGVWATPIEEARLDDYVDREKVEMEKFDATVSGRALDAQARFNLTNLVDITGAPNPGQLQAYQRLLGNLQLDSGLARATADAVVRARPKARAANDNSDRKTDTGTGGSSEPVAMTQIEDLLAIPGYTPQVIEKLRDYVIVLPQVTPVNVNTASAEVLAAVTDMSVSEASALTLSNPRKKFVDTGNFKNNINGKNVIDGVEIDVKSQYFLTVIRVRLDRAALDAQALVWRQPNPQRTTSLVWLREN